The sequence below is a genomic window from Deltaproteobacteria bacterium.
TTCCATCTCGTTCAAGAGGATGTCCGGCAAACTCGAAGGATTCGTCGTGTGATGGAACGCACCGCCGCCATACTCCGCGATGCGCGATAAGAGCCGCATGTTGGCTTCTTCACCCAATGCGATAGCCGACACCGTGATTTTCATTTCCTGGTGCAGCACGGTCACGAGGTCGAGATAGTCGCCGCCGCTGCCGTCGGTCGCTCCATCCGTCAGAATCACGATTTGCTTACGCGAGGCGGCACGACGTTCGAGTTGGCGTTGTGCCTCTTCCAGCGCCGGCAGTAAGAACGTGCCGCCCGCTGCCGTCAGTCGGTTCAGCCGATAATCGATGTCCTCACGAATTTGCCCAAGCGGCGAAAGGGGAATGATAACGGACGGCTCACGGTCAAAGCCGATAATTCCGAAAAAGTCCGTATCTTTGAGGTTGCGCGCCACGGCACGGATGCCTTCTTTGGCATAGAGGAGTTTGTTCTCCTTGCGCATACTGCCCGAGGTGTCGATCACCAGCACGAGCGCGGTATGCCGTTCGGGCTTTTGTGGCGGTACGAGCGACACTGGCAGCACCGGTTCGACGGCACTCCCGCGATAGCCGCCAAGCCCTAAACTCTCCTCGCCGCCGATCATCAGCAACCCGCCGCCGCGACGCACGTAGCCGGCAAGTCCATTCAGCAAGGCGGGCGGAAGTTTATTCTTGGCGACGTTATTGAGAATGACCGCGCTAAACGGTTCGGGCAGCGGCACGGCGGCTGGTTTGGCGTCCAGGTCGACTGCGGTGACGTTCAAGCCTCGATTGCCGAGCGCTTGCTGCAAATACCGATTGTCTTGGGCGCGGGCACTGAGGAGCAGCACCTTTTCCCGTGGCGCGATAGTTACCCAAGCGGCGGCACGATTATCGTGCGCTGACGTATCCGCTTGTTGGTTTCGAGCAGTAAAAGTAGCGCGGAGCGGAATCAATCCTTCTCCTGTGAGAGTCAGCGAACGCGTGAACAGAGAAGCGTCCGGCGGCAGAGTGACCTCTTGTTGCCAGAGCACTTTCTCCCCTTGCCGGACCACCAACTCGCCCGGCACCGGTGTCGAGTTGGTGTTGTCCAAAGCCACGGAGGCAAGGATAGCCTCTCCACCTTCAACGGTTTCTGGAACGCTCAGCCGTTGCAACGCCACATTCGGAGCCGCCACAGCGGGTGGCGGCAGGAACGGATGTACTTTGAGGGATTTCTCAGCCAACAGCGGGAAGATGGTTTTGACATCCGCCGAGGTTTCCCAGCCGTCGCTCAGCAAATAGACATTCCGGTTGCGCATCGCTGCCAAGAGCGGCGTGAAGGCATTCTGCAAATTCGTCGCATCGAGTTGCAGTTCGGCTGGTGGTTCGGCAAAGAGATCTTCCGCTTCGCTCCATGTCGTCAGATGTGGCTGCCCGGCGAACACGACCGCAGGCGTTGCGCTGTTCGGCTGCAGCGTGCGGAGAATGGCGTCGTGCATCCATTGCCGTTGCGGCTGGGTCAGGCTGCGCGAAAGATCCACGACCAGGACCGGCGTCGAACTGGCACCGGGCGAAAGGGTATGCAAGCCGGCAAGAGCCAGCACGATGAGGGCGAATACAGCGGAGTGCAGCAACACGCCGAGGAAGGAGAACACGCCGCGAAACGCCCGCCATTGTAGGAGCCAGAAGACAGGAAGTGTAGCCAGCAGGTAGAGAAAATCCAGACGATCAAAGGCCAACGACGCTAGCGGAGGAAGAGCAGCCATAGTGGATAGTCGGGTTGAATGAGAGAAAGCATACGCTGGAGTGCGATGAAAGGCGAGCGTGGTGGTCGGTAAATTGTGCTCTTTCGACTGGCTTCAGAACCGCCTGCGGGCAGCGGTCGCGGGCATGAGCTGGTTAGCCTGGGGCCTTTATGCTGCAGGCTTCCAACGCAATGCAAGTCTCTTCCGACTTGCCGCACACTCCCGCAAGTACAAGTTAATGAGCGTCCGAGCAGGAATCCCCGTCTCAGCAGCAATCGCCTCAAAATATTCCACCGTCCCCTCATCAAGCCGCACGGTAACGTCTCTCTTCAGCCGTTTAGCGTAGGGGTTCGGCTTGGCTTGGGAAAAATCGTAATGCTTTCTCATCGTTTCCACCGTCTACTGTATTGTGTACGTTCCGACCGATCCGCTGTGCGGGCCGAAATGAGGCGAATCACCTCGTCTTCCTCTCGATACGTGTGGCAGACGACCAACAACCGCAGCTTGGCGCTCAAGCCGAGCAAAAGAAACCGGTCTTCATCCTCTGAGTGATCCGGGTCAGCCATCAATAGGCCATGCTCGTCTGCAAAAGCCGTCTTTGCCTCCTCAAATGAAACCTTGTGATCTCGTTGATTCTCTCAGTTCTTTTTCGGATCCCAATCAAAGCGCAGTTCTGCCATTACCGGGAAGTGTACCGAGGCTACACTTCAAAGGCTAGTTGAAGCAGACTAACGCCCAAGCTCACCGCGAGCTGCCCAGATGAGACCTTTCGGCTTCAGCAGAACCGCAAGCGGGCGGCGGTCACGAGCACGGCGCTTGTTAGACGGCAGTCTTTCAGGTCCGTTGGGTGATGTTCTCAGGGTTTCTCTCCCCCTTCAAGATCCGTCGGTTTGTACACTGTAATCCCGCTTACCCAGTCAAAATCGCCATTTGCAGTCGCTACTTTTGTAAGCCCTTGCGCACGCATACCGGCAACGACGAGCGAGTCATTTGTTAGCAACCCCTCGGTCTTGCGCACCTCAGCACTCAGCCGCACGATTTCAGGGGTGAGCGTGAGAATGGTAAGGTTCATCTGGGAGATTTTGTTCACATCTTCTTGATACTGCGTGAGTTGTTTGACCAGCTCTGGAGTTTCCCCAAGTTTTCTCACGGCTGTTTTAGCCGTGACCAGACCTTTCGCAATTGCCTCAGCGACCATGAGACGATGGAGCACTTCAGCAAGGATCGGCGTGGACGTATACCCAAGCAACTCACGTCGTGCGCAGCGTTCCAAGCAGGCTTTGCATTCCGGTGAGCGCCCACCAAAATGGTAAATGAAGATATTGGCATCGACGAACACGCTGTCGCCGTCTAGCAGCTCAGCCAAGGTCATATTCCAGCTCTTTGTCTTCCGCGATCCAGTGGAGCGTCTTTTGATTGAGTGTCAGCGTCGCCCATGTGTTCTGGACAATGGCTACTGCTCGCTGCGCCTCTTCCATATCCGCCGTGCTGTGCTGTTCGATCCACTCGTCAATAAGGAGGAGGACTTTCTCTCGCTTGCCTGCTGGCACCCGCTGCAGCTTCGCAACGATTGCTTCCTCAAGAGTCATCGCGTCACCTCTCCTGTGAATAGGCTAAAGTTGTTGTGAGCCTAGCATAGAATGATGCCGGATCAGAGGTCTTGCCGGCTAACGCCCGCCAGCCCGGGCCGCCACCCCATCGCTGTGGTTCGGTTCAAGCAGATCCGCAAGCGGGCGGCGGTCCTAGGTAGGGGCAATCCCACAAAGATTAGGCGGGGTGTTGGGATGCGGCTCTGCCTCATCCCAGCCTACGGCCCTTGTCCCATCAATCGCTCTCCCAGATTCCCATAATCCACGCCACCACAAACGATGCCAGACCGCCAACTCCGAAGAGCAGCGTAAATCCACGCCAATTAAACCTCTCAGCATCGAACGCCCCGAGCCAATGCATGAGCATAATGATTGCCGCCCCTCCTCCGAGGATAACCCAAAGCGTTCCACCGACTCTGAAAAAAAAGGAACTCGCCTTCATAGACCAAGACACTGACACAGAAGATCCAGGTTACTCATGATGCAGCCTAACCATTGATGAACAAGCCCTTTTGCCCTGATAATACGATATTGACTGGGTTTTCAGGCAGTTTTGCCCCGTGCCATTATCAACGGTTTCAAGACGCTATGACAGGGACCTGATATGCCTGACACGACAAGAAGTCAACAACTGAAAACTCGCCAATTCCGTCGGCAAGGTGCTCTGTCTTTCCTATAATTTCATTTTTGTCGAGATCTATGAGGGCGCAGCATGCTGCGCCCCTACCGGCCATGAATCCCTGCTCTTGGGGTGGAGCCTGCGCTAGAAGCGCGCTTTGGGTACCGGCAGACCGGGAATGTCCGAACGGGTGCGGAACACCGTTCCTTTGAGTTCGCGCTGGTCGTTATTGGCGGTGACGACGTAGAGGTCACTCATGTCCGGCCCGCCGAACGCGAGGCTGGTGACGGTCTTGCCTGGGACTTTGATGCGGCGATCCAAGGTCCCGTCTTTCTTGAAGCGCACGACTTCCCCAGGACCTGCCACCACCGCGACCCACACGCCACCTTCGATGTCCACAGTCATGCCATCGGGCATGCCTTCGGGAAGTTTGGCGAAAAGTTGACGCGGGCTGACGGTGCGATCAGCGTGTACGTCGTAAGCCCAGACCGCGCGTGTGGTCGAGTCACAGTGGTACAACAATTTACGATCCGCGCTGAAACCTAAGCCGTTGGTGACTTCGACGCCTTCCCACATTTTGGTGATTGCACCCGCGGGGTCGATGCGGAAGAGTGAACCTGGCGGTGGGGTGCTTTTGAAATCGAACTGATTGATATCGCAGCCGAACGTACCCGCCCAGATGCTGCCGTAGTCGTCGATGGTCAGATCGTTGAGGCCGAAGAGCGGCTTGCCCTTCCATTCCGAGAAGAGGTCGCGTAACTGGCCGGTTTGTTCGTTCCACTGGGCTAGGGTCGTGCCGGTAACGATCAAGCCGCCGCCTTCGTTGAGAGCGATACCGCCGACGGCTTTGCGTTCGGGGATCAGGGTTTCGATGCGACCGTCGGGATTACGTCGATAGACGCTGCCGCCGCGCACGTCGCTATAGTAGAGTCGATTGTGTTCGTCCGTGCGTGGGCCTTCGAGCAGGCCGTAGCCGGTGGCCAAGGTTTCAAATTCCATATGGTCTCCAAGAAAAAATACGAAGCTGAAAAAGAAAGAGGATGAGAAAGGTTCCCCTTCCTCATCCTCTTGGTGATGTGCGTCGTTCGCCGCAGGTCGCGGCGGCGGCGCTCCTTATCTGGCCGCTCCGTTACGCAGCAGCGCGCCCGGGGTGGCGCCCGTGCACTGTCCATCTTGGAAGGTCTCGACGCCGTTCACCAGGATATGGCGATAGCCTTCGGCCTTCTGCACGCGCCGCCACTCGTTGGCGGGTAGATCGTACAGAATCTCGCTGGGCAGAGATTGCACGGTGTTGTTATCGTAGATGACGATATCCGCCGCCATGCCTTCGCGTAGCGTACCACGATCCTTGAAGCCTGCCGCCCACGCCATCAAGCCGCTGAGCCGGAAATGCGCCTCTTCGAGCGTCAGGGTGTTGGTCTCGCGCACGAGCCACGACAACACTTCGGTCGGATAGATCGCGGGAGTGATAAACTTCACATGCGCACCGCCATCCGAGACGCCCGGCATGATGTAGGGCGAGCTCATCAGCTCCTTGAAACCGGCAATGTTGGCGTTCTCGATTGGACCGGCCCATTCGGTACGCAGATCGTCCGCCACCGAGAGATCCAGCATGGCATCAATGACATGCTTGCCTTCTTTTTCGGCAATCTGCGAGACCGACATACCTTCGTATTTCAGCTTGAGGTCACGATCGCGTACTTTGCGAGCGATGAACTTGTGGAACTCGCCGAAGACGATATTCAGGGTTTCCATGCCGCCGGCATCGTAGTCGGCGCGCATCTCGGCGCGCAGTTCAGGGCGCGACATCTTGGCTTTGCGCTCTTCGACGGTGCCCAAGGTGGCATCTTTCCAGGCCGGAATGCTGTCGAACAGGTTCCAGTCTTCCAGTGTCATACGCACGGGAGCCCGAGCGGTGACCGCCTGACCGAACACACGCACGCCGCGCGCATTGGCCGCCGTGACCCAGTCCAATTGGGCTCTGTGCGATTCCGGATGCCGATCGCTGATGATAAGTGCGTTGTACAGCAAGGGGCGTCCGCTGATATCGGCCATTTTTTCCAGGAAGCGGAAATCGTCTTGCACGCCGAACTGGGCTTCGCTGGCGCCGGACTGCGTGAACTGGATGCAGCCGTCACCCTTCTGCGCCATCGCTGCTGCCATGCTGTGGTAGAATTCATCCGGCAGAATATCGGTGATCATTGGCGTGCCGTCGTAGTCGCGTTGGACCGACACACGGCCTTCCGGTACTAAGCGCTGCGCCGACCAACCGGCGGCACCGGCGTCCACGGCCTCGTGGTAATGCCGGATAATGGTGTTCATCTCTTTTTCATTGGGGAAGCGCTTTTTGGCCTCGTCGAACCCGCCCATCACGTAGGCAACTGCCGGGGCGATGGGGAAGAGATGTGACACGTTGATACCCAACGGCATGCTCGACAGGCGATCCATGTACTGCGGGAAGGTTTCCCAGTCGACTTTCATT
It includes:
- a CDS encoding PIN domain-containing protein — protein: MTLAELLDGDSVFVDANIFIYHFGGRSPECKACLERCARRELLGYTSTPILAEVLHRLMVAEAIAKGLVTAKTAVRKLGETPELVKQLTQYQEDVNKISQMNLTILTLTPEIVRLSAEVRKTEGLLTNDSLVVAGMRAQGLTKVATANGDFDWVSGITVYKPTDLEGGEKP
- a CDS encoding VWA domain-containing protein produces the protein MAALPPLASLAFDRLDFLYLLATLPVFWLLQWRAFRGVFSFLGVLLHSAVFALIVLALAGLHTLSPGASSTPVLVVDLSRSLTQPQRQWMHDAILRTLQPNSATPAVVFAGQPHLTTWSEAEDLFAEPPAELQLDATNLQNAFTPLLAAMRNRNVYLLSDGWETSADVKTIFPLLAEKSLKVHPFLPPPAVAAPNVALQRLSVPETVEGGEAILASVALDNTNSTPVPGELVVRQGEKVLWQQEVTLPPDASLFTRSLTLTGEGLIPLRATFTARNQQADTSAHDNRAAAWVTIAPREKVLLLSARAQDNRYLQQALGNRGLNVTAVDLDAKPAAVPLPEPFSAVILNNVAKNKLPPALLNGLAGYVRRGGGLLMIGGEESLGLGGYRGSAVEPVLPVSLVPPQKPERHTALVLVIDTSGSMRKENKLLYAKEGIRAVARNLKDTDFFGIIGFDREPSVIIPLSPLGQIREDIDYRLNRLTAAGGTFLLPALEEAQRQLERRAASRKQIVILTDGATDGSGGDYLDLVTVLHQEMKITVSAIALGEEANMRLLSRIAEYGGGAFHHTTNPSSLPDILLNEMEEKNDEEKTMVEKDLFPLPNPASPLLKNVTTGNMPPVKGYVETTLKSGARADVTLRADGKRPPLLASWTYGQGKAAAFTSDANGRWSAPWLSWEGFSAFWAQAVRWCMAEVKRQETHFSVALGHNEAGLVVDVFSSGASEEGRSASAKIAGPSNSDSILTLSRLAPGHYQGILANASAGDYRIEVTTPAGEKIGPLGYTLPARRTATEQPQPQANLPLLEALAAATGGSINPDVSTLVQPIGTPEPQSLLPYLIPLAMALYFLELLVRRVAR
- a CDS encoding amidohydrolase family protein, yielding MPQFDTIVKGGTVIDGTRVPRYKADIGIKNGKIAQIGRLNSSDATKVVDANGLIVAPGFIDLHTHYDAQLHWDPYCTIGSWHGVTSVTIGNCGFGFAPLRPQDADRAMLALSRTEAIPLEPMRVSMKVDWETFPQYMDRLSSMPLGINVSHLFPIAPAVAYVMGGFDEAKKRFPNEKEMNTIIRHYHEAVDAGAAGWSAQRLVPEGRVSVQRDYDGTPMITDILPDEFYHSMAAAMAQKGDGCIQFTQSGASEAQFGVQDDFRFLEKMADISGRPLLYNALIISDRHPESHRAQLDWVTAANARGVRVFGQAVTARAPVRMTLEDWNLFDSIPAWKDATLGTVEERKAKMSRPELRAEMRADYDAGGMETLNIVFGEFHKFIARKVRDRDLKLKYEGMSVSQIAEKEGKHVIDAMLDLSVADDLRTEWAGPIENANIAGFKELMSSPYIMPGVSDGGAHVKFITPAIYPTEVLSWLVRETNTLTLEEAHFRLSGLMAWAAGFKDRGTLREGMAADIVIYDNNTVQSLPSEILYDLPANEWRRVQKAEGYRHILVNGVETFQDGQCTGATPGALLRNGAAR
- a CDS encoding SMP-30/gluconolactonase/LRE family protein translates to MEFETLATGYGLLEGPRTDEHNRLYYSDVRGGSVYRRNPDGRIETLIPERKAVGGIALNEGGGLIVTGTTLAQWNEQTGQLRDLFSEWKGKPLFGLNDLTIDDYGSIWAGTFGCDINQFDFKSTPPPGSLFRIDPAGAITKMWEGVEVTNGLGFSADRKLLYHCDSTTRAVWAYDVHADRTVSPRQLFAKLPEGMPDGMTVDIEGGVWVAVVAGPGEVVRFKKDGTLDRRIKVPGKTVTSLAFGGPDMSDLYVVTANNDQRELKGTVFRTRSDIPGLPVPKARF